A window of Acidimicrobiales bacterium genomic DNA:
GACGGCCTCGACCACGCCGGGCAGCACCCGCTCGGCCTCGGCCAGGGCCTGCCCGCAGGTCGGCAGGGCCGGGCAGGCGACGGCCAGGCGCCGCACCGGCGGCAGCTCCTCCGCGAGGGGCACGCCGTGGGCGCGCAGCACCGCCTCGACGGCCCGGCGGTCCCGGCCGGCGACCCCGCACAGCAGCACGTCCTGGCGGGGGGTGAGCCGCACCTCGGGCGCATACCGGGTGACCGCCTCGCGCAGCGCGTCCCGGACCGGGCCGTGCACCCGCCCGCTGTCGACGTGGACGCCGAGGAACCAGCGCCCGTCGGCCTGCCCGTGCCAGCCGAGGTGCTCGTCGGCGCCCGTCCATGGCGGGAGGGGCGGGGCGTCGGCCAACGCCGTGCCGGCGGGCAGCCGCTCCTCGACGGCCCGCCGGAACCAGGCCTCGCCCCGCTCGGCCAGCACGTACTTCAGCCGGGCCCGGTGCCGGTCCTCCCGGTTGCCGTGGTCGCGGTGGACGGCGACGACGGCCTCGACCACGTCCTCGACGGCCCCGCCGTCGCACCAGCCGAGCGGGGTGGCCAGGCGGGGGAACGTGTCCTCCTCCCTGGCGTGGCTCATCCCGAGCCCGCCCCCGACGAGGACGACGAACCCGCCGTCGACCGGCACCAGCCCGACGTCCTGGCTGTAGACGTCGATGCAGTTGTCGCCCGGCCAGGCGACGCCGACCTTGAACTTTCTCGGCAGGTAGGCGTCGCCGTAGAACGGCTCCTCGGCGGCCGGCGCCTCGGCCGTCACCGCCCGCTCGCCGTCCACCCACACCTCGAACCAGGCGCCGGTGCGGGGCCGGAAGCGGGCGGCCAGCCGGCGGGCCAGGGCGAGCAGGTCGTCCTGGCGGCGGTCGTCGAGGGGGGCGGGGCAGCAGGCGACGTTGCGGACGACGTCGCCGCAGGCCCCGAGCGTGGTGACGAGGTGGCGGTGGAGGGCGCCGAGCAGCGGCCGCAGGTCGCCCTTGCCGACGCCGTGCCACTGGACGCCCTGGCGGGTCGTGACCCGGAGGGCGCCGCCGCCGACCTCGCCGGCCAGGTCGTCCATGGCCAGCCACTGCCCGGCCGAGAGGGCCCCGCCGGGCACGCTGGCCCTGACCATGAACCGGTAGGCCGGGCCCTCGCCGGAGCGGGTCCGCTCCCGGCGCCGGTCCCGGTCGTCCTGCTGGTAGATGCCGTGGAACTTGAGGAGGAGGGCGGCGTCGCCGGAGAAGTGGTCGGTGCCGTCGCCCACCTGGTCGGCGAGCGGGCCCCTGAGGTGCCGGCTGGTCCGCTTGACGTCCTCGGGGACACCCATGGGTGCACCCTAGCGAATACCCGAGTAAGTGGATCAGGTTTTGTAGATTTCGCCGCCACACGGTCCCGCCAGGACGCGACAAGATGGCCGCCTCACCCAACCGAGAGGAGGTGGTCACGTGCGGGTGGCCATGACCGTCAACGGAGTGCGCCAGGAGCACGACGTCGAGCCCCGGCTGCTCCTGGTCCACTACCTGCGCGAGGTCGTCGGCCTGACCGGGACCAACGTCGGGTGCGACACGACGTCGTGCGGGGCGTGCACGGTCCTGCTCGGCGGCCAGTCGGTCAAGTCGTGCACGGTGCTCGCCGTGCAGGCCGACGGCGAGGAGATCACCACGATCGAGGGGCTGGCCACCGACGGGCAGCTCCACCCGATGCAGGAGGCGTTCCGCCAGCACCACGGCCTCCAGTGCGGGTTCTGCACGCCGGGCATGGTCATGGCGGCCGTGTCCCTCGTGGAGGAGCACCCCGACCTGGACGAGGCGACCGTGCGGGAGGGCCTCGAGGGCAACCTCTGCCGCTGCACCGGCTACCACAACATCGTCAAGGCGGTCCTCGCCGCGGCCGGCGCCGGCAGCACCGCCGGCCCGGGCGAGCAGGACGGCGGGGGAGGTCCGGCATGAGCGTCCTCGGCACCCGCCTGGTCCGCAAGGAGGACCCCGAGCTCCTCACCGGCGAGGCCCGCTACGTCGACGACCTGACCGTCCCCGGCGCGCTGTGGCTCGGCCTCGTCCGCAGCCCCCACGCCCACGCCCGCATCACGAACGTCGACACGTCGGCCGCCGCCACCATGCCCGGCGTGCGCCACGTGTTCACCGGCGCCGACCTGGCCGACGCCTGGGCCGCCCCGATGCCCTGCGCCTGGCCGGTGACCGCCGACATGAAGGCGCCCGAGCACCACCCGGTGGCGGGGGACAAGGCGTGCTACGTGGGGGACATCGTCGCCG
This region includes:
- a CDS encoding NADPH-dependent assimilatory sulfite reductase hemoprotein subunit; protein product: MGVPEDVKRTSRHLRGPLADQVGDGTDHFSGDAALLLKFHGIYQQDDRDRRRERTRSGEGPAYRFMVRASVPGGALSAGQWLAMDDLAGEVGGGALRVTTRQGVQWHGVGKGDLRPLLGALHRHLVTTLGACGDVVRNVACCPAPLDDRRQDDLLALARRLAARFRPRTGAWFEVWVDGERAVTAEAPAAEEPFYGDAYLPRKFKVGVAWPGDNCIDVYSQDVGLVPVDGGFVVLVGGGLGMSHAREEDTFPRLATPLGWCDGGAVEDVVEAVVAVHRDHGNREDRHRARLKYVLAERGEAWFRRAVEERLPAGTALADAPPLPPWTGADEHLGWHGQADGRWFLGVHVDSGRVHGPVRDALREAVTRYAPEVRLTPRQDVLLCGVAGRDRRAVEAVLRAHGVPLAEELPPVRRLAVACPALPTCGQALAEAERVLPGVVEAVEAELAAAGEAGQAVRVHVTGCPNGCARPYTAEIGVVGRTKTRYDVWVGGSTGGERLARRLATGVPLADLGPALRPVVERWRDERQPGEGIGDFCHRAALGEPLASAERESVPA
- a CDS encoding (2Fe-2S)-binding protein — translated: MRVAMTVNGVRQEHDVEPRLLLVHYLREVVGLTGTNVGCDTTSCGACTVLLGGQSVKSCTVLAVQADGEEITTIEGLATDGQLHPMQEAFRQHHGLQCGFCTPGMVMAAVSLVEEHPDLDEATVREGLEGNLCRCTGYHNIVKAVLAAAGAGSTAGPGEQDGGGGPA